A region of Paraburkholderia sp. BL23I1N1 DNA encodes the following proteins:
- a CDS encoding GNAT family N-acetyltransferase, translating into MTEPQQTAATRLAQLEWHWKAFDDLTTAEVYAMLAARSAVFVVEQNCVYGDIDGLDSDAWHLFAYGACGAYGPGEKNPPLAGYLRVLLPDADDTDIRIGRVLTTAAFRDIGLGNAMLERSLTHIRAQWPGTPIRLHAQAHLQGFYGAFGFTPVSEIHEEDGIPHVWMRSA; encoded by the coding sequence ATGACCGAACCGCAGCAAACCGCCGCCACGCGACTGGCGCAACTCGAATGGCACTGGAAAGCGTTTGACGACCTCACGACCGCCGAAGTCTACGCGATGCTCGCCGCTCGCAGCGCGGTGTTCGTCGTCGAACAGAACTGTGTGTATGGCGATATCGACGGGCTCGATTCAGATGCCTGGCATCTGTTTGCTTATGGTGCCTGTGGTGCCTATGGCCCCGGTGAAAAGAACCCGCCGCTTGCGGGCTATCTGCGCGTGCTACTGCCGGACGCCGACGACACTGATATCCGTATCGGCCGCGTACTGACAACAGCGGCATTCCGCGACATCGGTCTCGGCAACGCGATGCTCGAACGCTCTCTCACGCATATCCGGGCGCAGTGGCCCGGTACGCCGATTCGCTTGCATGCGCAGGCCCATCTGCAAGGGTTCTATGGTGCATTCGGCTTTACGCCGGTGTCGGAGATTCACGAAGAAGACGGCATCCCGCATGTGTGGATGCGTTCGGCCTGA
- the otsA gene encoding alpha,alpha-trehalose-phosphate synthase (UDP-forming), giving the protein MSRLIIVSNRVAPISEGGPAAGGLAVGVYDALKETGGMWFGWSGDVLSSGQPQIKVEERGPVTFATIALMRRDYDQYYRGFSNATLWPAFHYRADLLQYDRHDFEGYCRVNAWLAQQLVPLLREDDVIWVHDYHLIPFARALRAAGVKNRIGFFLHIPFPASQVLLAVPPHRELVEALCSFDLLGFQTAPDLRAFCDYIVNEANGTVDVAAGGPLTIHAFGRTLRAAAYPIGVYPDEIAELAKAGERGKPVRTMKTALHSRKLIMSVDRLDYSKGLVERFRAFERLLEHATAQRNNVSFLQIAPPTRADMHAYQDIRLQLEGESGRINGRFAELDWTPILYIHKQYERSVLAALFRTAHVGYVTPLRDGMNLVAKEYVSAQDPENPGVLVLSRFAGAAQELEGALIVNPVDIDGMAEALARALEMPLAERQARYRDMMVQLRENNVSVWRDNFMRDLQSAQGAKSVRTVKVRAGSGKKVVRETTAG; this is encoded by the coding sequence ATGAGCCGACTGATCATCGTATCGAACCGGGTTGCACCGATCTCGGAGGGCGGCCCGGCGGCGGGCGGTCTGGCGGTCGGCGTGTATGACGCGCTGAAGGAAACCGGCGGCATGTGGTTCGGCTGGAGCGGCGACGTGCTTAGTTCCGGCCAGCCGCAGATCAAGGTGGAAGAGCGCGGCCCCGTGACCTTCGCGACCATCGCGCTGATGCGCCGCGACTACGACCAGTACTACCGCGGCTTCTCGAACGCCACGCTATGGCCCGCGTTCCACTATCGTGCCGATCTGCTGCAATACGACCGGCACGATTTTGAAGGTTATTGCCGCGTCAATGCGTGGCTCGCCCAGCAACTCGTGCCGCTATTGCGCGAAGACGACGTGATCTGGGTTCACGACTACCACCTGATTCCGTTCGCCCGGGCGTTGCGCGCGGCCGGCGTGAAAAATCGCATTGGCTTCTTTCTGCATATTCCGTTTCCGGCTTCGCAGGTGTTGCTGGCGGTGCCGCCGCATCGCGAGCTGGTCGAGGCGCTCTGTTCGTTCGATTTGCTCGGTTTCCAGACCGCGCCGGATTTACGGGCGTTCTGCGATTACATCGTCAACGAGGCGAACGGCACGGTCGACGTGGCGGCCGGCGGCCCGCTGACTATCCATGCGTTCGGTCGCACCTTGCGCGCAGCGGCTTATCCGATTGGCGTCTATCCGGACGAAATCGCCGAGCTTGCGAAAGCGGGCGAGCGGGGCAAACCGGTGCGCACGATGAAGACGGCGCTGCATTCCCGCAAGCTGATCATGAGCGTGGACCGCCTCGATTATTCGAAGGGGCTGGTTGAGCGCTTCCGCGCGTTCGAGCGGCTGCTTGAACATGCCACCGCGCAACGCAACAACGTGTCGTTCCTGCAAATCGCACCGCCCACGCGCGCCGACATGCATGCGTATCAGGACATCCGCTTGCAGCTCGAAGGCGAGTCGGGGCGTATCAATGGCCGCTTCGCCGAGCTGGACTGGACGCCGATCCTGTACATCCACAAGCAGTACGAACGCTCGGTGCTGGCCGCGCTGTTTCGCACGGCGCATGTCGGCTACGTCACGCCGTTGCGCGATGGCATGAACCTCGTTGCCAAGGAGTACGTATCGGCACAGGATCCGGAGAATCCGGGCGTGCTCGTGCTGTCGCGCTTTGCCGGCGCCGCGCAGGAACTGGAAGGTGCGTTGATCGTGAATCCGGTCGATATCGACGGGATGGCCGAGGCGCTCGCGCGCGCGCTGGAGATGCCGCTTGCGGAGCGCCAGGCGCGTTATCGCGACATGATGGTGCAGCTGCGCGAGAACAACGTGTCGGTGTGGCGCGATAACTTCATGCGCGATCTTCAGAGCGCACAGGGTGCGAAGAGCGTCAGAACCGTGAAGGTGCGTGCCGGGTCGGGCAAGAAGGTGGTGCGCGAAACCACCGCCGGATAG
- the dnaQ gene encoding DNA polymerase III subunit epsilon, with protein sequence MRQLILDTETTGLNARTGDRILELGCVEMVNRRLTGNNLHFYINPERDSDPGALAVHGLTTEFLSDKPKFAEIADQIRDFIQDAELIIHNAPFDIGFLDAEFALLGLPPVKTYCGEIIDTLARAKQMFPGKRNSLDALCDRFGISNAHRTLHGALLDSELLAEVYLAMTRGQESLVIDMLGDSHGSGDAHAPRIAIDSLNLVVIAASDDEVAEHQAVLDGLDKAVKGTSVWRLDPTAAADEQTA encoded by the coding sequence ATGCGTCAACTCATCCTCGACACCGAAACCACCGGCCTGAATGCACGAACCGGCGACCGGATCCTTGAACTCGGTTGCGTCGAAATGGTGAACCGCCGGCTCACGGGCAACAACCTGCATTTCTACATCAACCCCGAACGCGACAGCGATCCGGGGGCACTGGCCGTTCACGGGCTGACCACCGAGTTCCTGAGTGACAAGCCGAAATTCGCCGAGATTGCCGATCAGATTCGCGACTTCATTCAGGACGCGGAACTGATCATTCACAACGCGCCGTTCGACATCGGCTTTCTCGATGCCGAATTTGCGCTGCTGGGTTTGCCGCCGGTGAAAACGTATTGCGGCGAGATCATCGATACCCTCGCGCGCGCCAAGCAGATGTTCCCGGGCAAGCGCAATTCGCTCGACGCGCTGTGCGACCGCTTCGGCATCAGCAACGCGCACCGCACGCTGCACGGCGCACTGCTCGACTCGGAACTGCTCGCCGAGGTGTATCTGGCGATGACACGCGGCCAGGAAAGCCTTGTCATCGACATGCTCGGCGATTCGCATGGCAGTGGCGACGCGCACGCGCCGCGCATCGCGATCGACTCGCTGAATCTGGTCGTGATTGCCGCGAGCGACGACGAAGTCGCCGAACATCAGGCCGTGCTCGACGGCCTAGACAAAGCGGTCAAAGGAACGAGCGTGTGGCGCCTCGATCCCACGGCCGCCGCGGATGAGCAAACCGCTTAA
- a CDS encoding cytochrome c oxidase assembly protein, giving the protein MNLLYWLDPWEFSPTVVIALLVPAILFVRGAHKAKVSILRRISFWFGLVALYVALHTRLDYFFEHEFFMHRAQHLVLHHLGPFFIALSYPGAALRAGIPFGWRQRFVRPALETPVIRKLLDVVMHPVVAVTLFVGLIYFWLMSPIHFVAMLDWRLYRVMNWSMVIDGLLFWWLVLDPRPAPPARLSPGKRVLVVIAAIPPQIMLGAFIFFTPRELYPIYSICGRAFTWLSPMRDQQIGGLLLWIPGSMMSVIGALVALRHWMRLSARGRLRGERRAKATQGLAQTATAPASSHR; this is encoded by the coding sequence ATGAACCTGCTCTACTGGCTCGACCCCTGGGAGTTTTCGCCGACCGTCGTCATTGCCTTGCTGGTGCCGGCGATTCTTTTCGTGCGCGGCGCGCACAAGGCGAAGGTGTCGATTCTCCGGCGCATTTCCTTCTGGTTCGGCCTGGTCGCGTTGTATGTCGCGCTGCATACGCGGCTCGACTATTTCTTCGAGCATGAGTTCTTCATGCATCGCGCGCAGCATCTGGTGCTGCATCACCTCGGGCCGTTCTTTATCGCACTGTCCTATCCGGGCGCCGCGTTGCGCGCCGGCATTCCATTCGGCTGGCGGCAGCGTTTTGTGCGACCCGCACTGGAGACCCCGGTGATCCGCAAGCTGCTCGACGTGGTGATGCATCCGGTGGTGGCGGTCACGTTGTTCGTCGGGCTGATCTACTTCTGGCTGATGTCGCCGATTCATTTCGTGGCGATGCTCGACTGGCGGCTCTATCGCGTAATGAACTGGAGCATGGTGATCGACGGTCTGCTGTTCTGGTGGCTCGTACTCGATCCGCGGCCCGCGCCGCCGGCGCGTCTGTCGCCCGGTAAGCGCGTACTGGTCGTGATCGCCGCGATTCCGCCGCAGATCATGCTCGGCGCGTTTATCTTTTTTACGCCGCGCGAGCTATACCCGATCTACTCGATCTGCGGCCGCGCCTTCACGTGGCTAAGCCCGATGCGCGATCAGCAGATCGGCGGACTATTGCTGTGGATTCCGGGCTCGATGATGAGCGTGATCGGCGCGCTGGTGGCGTTGCGTCACTGGATGCGGCTGTCGGCACGCGGACGTCTGCGCGGCGAACGGCGCGCAAAAGCGACGCAAGGCTTGGCGCAGACCGCAACAGCGCCTGCAAGCAGCCACCGCTGA
- a CDS encoding SCO family protein, whose product MVGVLGALSGCTHRAEPFQLTDVTGHLPELDFTLTGDDGRAVTGESFKGRTSLVYFGYTHCPDVCPETMGRLMQVLGKLGPDAQKVRILFITVDPARDTPKALHDYVGAFDSQHAEGLTGSDWQIESLAKRYRVAYQMEKRDPNGNYEVTHSSAVYVFDQQGHARLLATDHDTPDAIAQDLRRIIDDRS is encoded by the coding sequence ATGGTGGGCGTGCTCGGCGCGCTGAGCGGCTGCACGCATCGCGCCGAACCGTTCCAGTTGACCGACGTGACCGGCCACTTGCCGGAACTCGATTTCACGCTGACCGGCGACGACGGCCGCGCCGTCACCGGTGAGTCGTTCAAAGGCCGCACGTCGCTCGTCTACTTTGGCTATACGCATTGTCCGGACGTTTGCCCTGAAACGATGGGCCGCCTGATGCAGGTTCTCGGCAAACTCGGCCCGGACGCGCAAAAAGTGCGCATCCTGTTCATCACCGTCGATCCGGCACGCGACACGCCCAAAGCCTTGCATGACTACGTCGGCGCCTTCGACTCACAGCACGCCGAAGGCCTGACCGGCAGCGACTGGCAGATCGAGTCGCTCGCCAAGCGTTACCGGGTCGCCTATCAGATGGAAAAACGCGATCCCAACGGCAATTACGAAGTCACCCATAGCTCGGCCGTCTACGTGTTCGATCAGCAGGGCCACGCGCGCCTGCTCGCCACCGATCACGATACGCCTGATGCGATCGCGCAAGACCTGCGCCGTATCATTGATGACCGTTCCTGA
- a CDS encoding copper chaperone PCu(A)C — MSVKIKTLAALSCTLALSFGFASAAFAAGPNAISVKDAWVRWLPNNLPAAGYVTLMNASDKPVDLVDISSNDYGDAMLHQTVSNGSTQKMVMVDKLTVPAHGQVAIAPGGYHVMLEDAKHKVALGDTVHLTLKFSDGETLDTPFVVKSPARTK, encoded by the coding sequence ATGTCCGTCAAAATCAAAACGCTCGCCGCACTCAGCTGCACTCTCGCCCTCTCGTTCGGTTTCGCTTCGGCCGCGTTTGCCGCCGGTCCTAACGCGATCAGTGTCAAAGACGCGTGGGTGCGTTGGCTGCCGAACAACCTCCCCGCCGCCGGCTACGTGACGCTCATGAACGCGAGCGACAAGCCGGTCGACCTCGTCGATATTTCCAGCAACGACTACGGCGACGCGATGCTGCATCAAACCGTGTCGAACGGCTCGACGCAAAAGATGGTGATGGTCGACAAATTGACGGTGCCCGCGCACGGCCAGGTGGCGATTGCGCCAGGCGGCTATCACGTCATGCTTGAAGACGCGAAGCACAAGGTCGCGCTGGGCGACACCGTGCATCTGACGCTGAAGTTCTCCGACGGCGAAACGCTCGATACGCCGTTCGTCGTCAAGTCGCCCGCCCGGACCAAGTAA
- a CDS encoding ABC transporter ATP-binding protein: MEHLTIAQRNAQNAKLASYAHRPLAFLFRFIRRHPLAHAIVLCSVFAAVGCALASQYAIKHLIDVLGEGRHHPGPLWGAFAILVGLIAADNLLWRVGGWVAAHTFVAVTGDLRRDLFQYLSGHSPTYYSEKQPGMLASRITATSNAVYTAENTTAWNVLPPCIAVLGAIVMITAVNPLMAGGLMLCSAILSVVLYKLAGRGSARHHHFATKAASVDGELVDVISNMGLVRAFGMTFREQQRFGATVKAEMEARQQSLLYLEKLRLLHAVITALLSAGLLGWALWLWDQGKATSGDIVLVSSLGFTILHGTRDLAVALVDVTQHVARLAEAVRTLLEPHGMPDRDGATELVPQGGRVDFEAVTFAYPRRRPILDHFDLHIEPGQRVGLIGKSGAGKSTVLALLQRFYETQGGAIKIDGQDIAAITQDSLRHAIALVPQDISLFHRSVYENIAYGRPEASRDEVVAAAREARCSDFIEAMPEGFDTIVGDRGVKLSGGQRQRIAIARAILKNAPILLLDEATSALDSASEEAIQKALDRLMVGRTVIAIAHRLSTLNNFDRIIVMSAGKVIDDGTPEELRLRPGLYRDLLSKQYGKGTTLHVGGKKVDEQHVV, from the coding sequence TTGGAACACTTAACCATCGCCCAGCGTAATGCCCAGAACGCAAAGCTCGCGAGCTATGCGCATAGGCCGCTTGCGTTTCTTTTCCGCTTTATTCGCCGCCATCCGCTCGCGCATGCGATTGTCCTGTGCAGCGTGTTTGCGGCCGTGGGCTGTGCGCTCGCTTCGCAATACGCGATCAAGCATCTGATCGACGTGCTCGGCGAAGGCCGGCATCATCCCGGTCCGCTGTGGGGCGCGTTCGCCATCCTGGTCGGCCTGATCGCCGCCGACAACTTGCTGTGGCGGGTCGGCGGCTGGGTTGCCGCGCACACGTTCGTGGCCGTGACCGGCGACTTGCGGCGCGACCTGTTCCAGTACCTGAGCGGCCATTCGCCAACTTACTACTCGGAGAAACAGCCGGGCATGCTGGCGAGCCGCATCACGGCAACCTCGAATGCGGTCTACACCGCGGAAAACACCACCGCCTGGAATGTGCTGCCGCCGTGTATCGCGGTGCTTGGCGCGATCGTCATGATCACCGCCGTGAATCCGCTGATGGCGGGCGGCCTGATGCTGTGCTCGGCCATTCTGTCGGTCGTGCTTTACAAGCTTGCCGGGCGCGGCTCGGCGCGGCATCACCACTTCGCTACCAAAGCCGCGTCGGTGGACGGTGAACTGGTCGACGTGATCAGCAACATGGGCCTCGTGCGCGCCTTCGGCATGACGTTTCGCGAACAGCAGCGTTTCGGCGCGACCGTCAAAGCGGAAATGGAAGCGCGCCAGCAGAGCCTGCTTTATCTGGAAAAGCTGCGCCTTCTGCATGCGGTGATCACCGCGCTGCTGTCGGCGGGCTTGCTGGGCTGGGCGCTGTGGCTGTGGGATCAGGGCAAGGCGACCTCTGGCGATATCGTGCTGGTCAGCTCGCTCGGCTTCACGATCCTGCACGGCACGCGCGATCTGGCGGTGGCGCTGGTCGACGTCACGCAGCACGTCGCCCGGCTCGCGGAAGCCGTTCGCACCCTGCTCGAACCGCACGGCATGCCGGACCGCGACGGCGCCACCGAGCTCGTGCCGCAAGGCGGCCGGGTCGATTTCGAAGCCGTGACGTTCGCCTACCCGCGCCGCCGGCCGATTCTCGATCACTTCGATCTGCATATCGAACCGGGCCAGCGGGTCGGTCTGATCGGCAAGTCGGGCGCGGGCAAATCCACCGTGCTGGCGCTGCTGCAGCGTTTCTACGAGACGCAGGGCGGCGCAATCAAGATCGACGGCCAGGACATCGCCGCCATCACTCAGGACAGCCTGCGCCACGCGATTGCGTTGGTGCCGCAGGATATCTCGCTGTTTCATCGCTCAGTGTACGAAAACATCGCCTACGGTCGCCCTGAAGCGAGCCGTGACGAAGTGGTCGCGGCCGCGCGCGAAGCCCGCTGCAGCGATTTCATCGAAGCCATGCCGGAAGGATTCGACACGATCGTCGGCGACCGCGGCGTGAAGCTGTCCGGCGGACAGCGCCAACGCATCGCGATTGCGCGCGCGATCCTGAAGAACGCGCCGATCCTGTTGCTCGACGAAGCCACTTCGGCGCTCGACAGCGCATCGGAAGAAGCGATCCAGAAAGCGCTTGACCGGCTGATGGTGGGCCGCACGGTGATCGCCATCGCGCACCGGTTGTCGACGCTGAACAACTTCGACCGGATCATCGTGATGAGCGCCGGCAAGGTGATCGACGACGGCACGCCGGAAGAGTTGCGCCTGCGGCCGGGCCTGTATCGCGATCTGCTCTCGAAGCAGTACGGAAAGGGCACGACGCTGCACGTCGGCGGCAAGAAAGTGGATGAGCAGCACGTGGTCTAA
- a CDS encoding DUF2214 family protein yields the protein MLVRWLLAAIHLLAYGFALASILRRTWSLRRASVPAALRSVFRSDARWGISALVLIVTGLMRAFGGYEKSADYYLHEPLFHVKMTLLVLILILEVPSMLGLMRWRASIRNGTPPDLRKARTYARFSVIQTVLLVLMVFAATGMARGVGLPAGVV from the coding sequence ATGCTGGTTCGCTGGTTGCTTGCCGCCATTCATCTGCTCGCTTATGGCTTTGCCCTCGCCTCGATTCTCCGGCGCACCTGGTCACTGCGGCGAGCCAGCGTGCCCGCTGCGTTGCGATCCGTATTCCGTTCCGACGCGCGCTGGGGCATTTCGGCGTTGGTGTTGATCGTCACCGGCCTGATGCGCGCCTTCGGTGGTTACGAAAAGAGCGCTGACTACTACCTTCATGAGCCGCTCTTTCACGTCAAGATGACGCTGCTCGTGCTGATCCTTATCCTCGAAGTCCCGTCGATGCTCGGCCTGATGCGCTGGCGTGCCTCAATCAGAAACGGCACCCCGCCTGATTTGCGAAAAGCGCGCACGTATGCGCGTTTCAGCGTGATCCAGACGGTGCTGCTGGTGTTGATGGTGTTCGCGGCTACCGGTATGGCGCGCGGTGTCGGGCTGCCCGCGGGCGTGGTTTAG
- a CDS encoding glycosyltransferase family 4 protein produces the protein MRIAQIAPLHEAVPPKLYGGTERVVSYLTEALVEQGHDVTLFASGDSQTSAKLEAFWPQALRLDPTIRDVMAPHMLLLEEVRRRADEFDVLHFHIDYYPFSLFARQPVPFVTTLHGRLDLPELQPIFNTFSDVPVVSISDNQRIPLQQANWLQTVYHGLPENVLTPIKDVEPGYLAFLGRVSPEKGLDRAIRIAGQAGMKLKVAAKIDKADRAYYEEVIKPLMALPHVEYIGEIGEAEKREFLGNAHALVFPIDWPEPFGLVMIEAMACGTPVVAFNRGSVPEVIENGVSGFVVEDEISAVAAVKRLHTLPRAKVRAAFESRFSSKVMARNYVATYEELLRQKHRTVLREVNAG, from the coding sequence ATGCGAATCGCTCAAATCGCTCCCTTGCACGAGGCGGTTCCGCCCAAGCTTTACGGTGGTACGGAACGCGTGGTGTCCTACCTGACCGAAGCGCTGGTCGAACAAGGTCATGACGTCACGCTTTTCGCAAGCGGCGATTCGCAAACCTCGGCGAAACTCGAAGCTTTCTGGCCGCAGGCGCTGCGCCTCGACCCGACCATCCGCGACGTGATGGCGCCGCACATGTTGCTGCTCGAAGAAGTGCGCCGCCGCGCGGACGAATTCGACGTGCTGCATTTCCACATCGATTACTACCCGTTCTCGCTGTTTGCCCGCCAGCCGGTGCCGTTCGTGACCACGCTGCACGGCCGTCTCGATCTGCCGGAACTGCAACCGATCTTCAACACGTTCAGCGACGTGCCGGTGGTGTCGATTTCCGACAATCAGCGCATCCCGCTGCAACAGGCGAACTGGCTGCAGACCGTTTATCACGGCCTGCCGGAAAACGTGCTCACGCCGATCAAGGACGTCGAGCCGGGCTACCTCGCATTCCTCGGCCGCGTCTCGCCGGAGAAGGGCCTCGACCGCGCGATCCGCATCGCCGGCCAGGCGGGCATGAAGCTCAAGGTCGCCGCAAAGATCGACAAGGCCGACCGTGCCTATTACGAAGAAGTGATCAAGCCGCTGATGGCGCTCCCGCACGTCGAATACATTGGCGAAATCGGCGAAGCCGAAAAGCGTGAGTTTCTCGGCAACGCGCATGCACTGGTGTTCCCGATCGACTGGCCGGAGCCGTTCGGCCTGGTAATGATCGAAGCCATGGCGTGCGGTACGCCGGTCGTCGCGTTCAACCGCGGTTCGGTGCCGGAAGTGATCGAAAACGGCGTGTCGGGTTTCGTTGTGGAAGACGAAATCAGCGCGGTTGCCGCTGTGAAGCGTCTGCACACGCTGCCGCGCGCCAAGGTGCGTGCGGCGTTCGAATCGCGTTTCTCGTCGAAGGTGATGGCACGGAATTACGTCGCCACCTACGAAGAACTGCTGCGTCAGAAGCATCGCACGGTGCTGCGCGAAGTCAACGCCGGCTAA
- the otsB gene encoding trehalose-phosphatase: MQALPAVLSPGETAFFFDFDGTLVELAPTPDGVLVQPRVIGLLTELRSLTNGAVAIVSGRGIDSIDAFLGMPDLPIAGLHGAERRDANGDTQRIGFHDERLLRMEQVLAQVVNEHPGMLLEIKGAALALHYRNAPDREPVAREATERLVADYPGSYVLQSGKMVYEIKPKDVDKGRAMRAFLEEPPFVGRTPVFAGDDLTDEKGFAVVNERGGLSIKVGAGDTMAHTRLESVTALLDWLESIVAAARRA; encoded by the coding sequence ATGCAAGCACTTCCGGCTGTTCTGTCTCCTGGTGAGACCGCATTTTTCTTCGATTTCGACGGCACGCTCGTTGAACTCGCGCCCACGCCGGACGGCGTGCTGGTGCAACCGCGTGTGATCGGTTTGCTGACCGAGTTGCGCAGTCTCACGAATGGCGCGGTCGCGATTGTGTCGGGCCGCGGTATTGACAGCATCGACGCTTTTCTTGGCATGCCCGATCTGCCGATCGCCGGTCTGCATGGCGCCGAGCGGCGCGACGCGAACGGTGACACGCAGCGCATCGGTTTTCACGACGAGCGGCTGTTGCGCATGGAGCAGGTGCTCGCGCAGGTCGTCAACGAGCATCCCGGCATGCTGCTCGAGATCAAAGGCGCGGCGCTGGCGCTGCACTACCGCAACGCACCCGACCGCGAGCCGGTGGCGCGCGAGGCGACCGAGCGGCTGGTTGCCGATTACCCGGGCTCCTATGTGTTGCAGTCGGGCAAGATGGTCTACGAAATCAAACCGAAGGATGTCGACAAGGGCCGCGCGATGCGCGCGTTCCTGGAAGAGCCGCCGTTCGTCGGCCGCACGCCGGTGTTTGCCGGCGACGATCTGACCGACGAGAAAGGCTTTGCCGTCGTCAACGAGCGTGGCGGCCTGTCGATCAAGGTGGGCGCGGGCGATACGATGGCGCATACGCGCCTCGAGTCGGTCACGGCGCTGCTCGACTGGCTGGAATCGATTGTCGCTGCCGCGCGCCGAGCGTGA
- a CDS encoding ABC transporter ATP-binding protein, which produces MTRKKLDFRGQAFKNVLGFTFVHWAKQPWRIFAISALVLLSALADVLTPLFAGRLVDAIASGSAGDAVAWNAAITAFCVLGALGLGATLLRQGVFFNLIRLTLKMMSEIAANAFHRVQRFSTDWHANSFAGSTVRKITRGMWALDLLNDTLLVALLPSLVMLVGATLLLGWRWPMMGAVVGIGSVLYIAVTVALSLGFVAPAARLANAWDTRMGGALADAVSCNGVVKAFGAEAREERLLDRVIVKWRHRTRRTWIRGTINGGLQGGMLVTIQAAILGVALLLWARGEASVGDITFALTMFFMLQGYLRDVGMHIRNLQRSVNDMEELVSLESQALGIEDRPGAGPIAIGKGEIRFEHVTFHYGAKATPLYDNFSVRIAPGERVGLVGHSGSGKTTFIKLIQRLYDISEGRITIDGQDIARVRQTSLRSQIAIVQQEPVLFHRSLAENIAYARPDASRAEIERAAKLASAHDFIARLPHGYDTLVGERGIKLSGGERQRVAIARAFLADAPILILDEATSSLDSESEVLIQHAMERLMMGRTTLVVAHRLSTVRALDRLLVLDKGKVIEEGSHEALIRLENGLYRRLFERQALELIKGLGDSEVMPKADSAKANRLDDSNLVVE; this is translated from the coding sequence ATGACCAGAAAAAAACTCGACTTTCGCGGACAAGCCTTCAAGAACGTCCTCGGCTTCACCTTCGTACACTGGGCCAAACAGCCTTGGCGCATCTTCGCGATTAGCGCGCTGGTGCTGCTCTCGGCATTAGCCGATGTCCTCACGCCATTGTTCGCCGGACGGCTCGTCGATGCGATCGCATCCGGCTCGGCCGGCGACGCCGTCGCATGGAATGCTGCGATCACGGCCTTCTGCGTGCTGGGCGCGCTCGGGCTCGGCGCCACGCTGCTTCGCCAGGGCGTGTTCTTCAATCTCATCAGGTTGACGCTCAAGATGATGAGCGAGATCGCCGCGAACGCGTTTCATCGCGTGCAACGCTTTTCGACGGACTGGCACGCCAACAGTTTCGCCGGCTCCACGGTGCGCAAGATCACGCGCGGCATGTGGGCGCTCGATCTGCTCAACGACACGCTGCTGGTCGCGTTGTTGCCGTCGCTGGTCATGCTGGTCGGCGCAACGCTGCTGCTCGGCTGGCGCTGGCCGATGATGGGCGCGGTGGTCGGTATCGGTTCGGTGTTGTATATCGCGGTGACTGTGGCCCTGTCGCTCGGCTTCGTTGCGCCCGCCGCACGCCTCGCTAACGCCTGGGACACACGCATGGGCGGCGCCCTCGCCGATGCAGTCAGCTGCAACGGCGTGGTGAAAGCGTTCGGCGCCGAAGCGCGCGAAGAGCGCCTGCTCGACCGTGTGATCGTCAAGTGGCGTCATCGCACGCGCCGCACGTGGATCCGCGGCACGATCAACGGCGGCTTGCAAGGCGGCATGCTGGTGACAATCCAGGCCGCCATTCTCGGCGTCGCGTTGCTGTTGTGGGCGCGCGGCGAAGCGAGCGTCGGCGACATCACGTTCGCGCTGACGATGTTCTTCATGCTGCAAGGCTATCTGCGCGATGTGGGCATGCACATTCGCAACCTGCAACGCTCGGTCAACGATATGGAAGAGCTGGTGTCGCTGGAGAGTCAAGCTTTGGGTATTGAAGATCGACCCGGCGCGGGCCCGATCGCAATCGGCAAGGGCGAGATTCGCTTCGAGCACGTCACCTTTCACTACGGCGCGAAAGCCACGCCGCTCTATGACAACTTCTCTGTGCGGATCGCACCGGGGGAGCGCGTCGGGCTAGTCGGGCATTCGGGTTCCGGAAAGACGACCTTCATCAAGCTGATCCAGCGGCTGTACGACATTTCGGAAGGCCGGATCACGATCGACGGTCAGGACATCGCCCGTGTGCGGCAGACGTCATTGCGCAGCCAGATCGCGATCGTTCAGCAGGAGCCGGTACTGTTTCACCGCTCGCTGGCGGAGAACATCGCGTATGCGCGGCCCGATGCAAGCCGTGCCGAGATCGAGCGCGCCGCAAAGCTCGCGAGTGCGCACGACTTTATCGCGAGGCTGCCGCACGGTTACGACACGCTGGTAGGCGAACGCGGCATCAAGCTATCGGGTGGCGAGCGTCAGCGCGTGGCGATCGCGCGGGCGTTTCTCGCGGACGCACCGATCCTGATTCTGGACGAAGCGACCTCGAGCCTCGACAGTGAAAGCGAAGTGTTGATCCAGCACGCCATGGAACGGCTGATGATGGGCCGCACGACACTGGTGGTGGCGCACCGTCTTTCCACCGTGCGAGCGCTGGACAGGCTGCTGGTGCTGGACAAGGGCAAGGTGATCGAGGAAGGCAGTCACGAAGCGTTGATCAGACTCGAGAACGGCCTGTACAGGCGGTTATTCGAACGTCAGGCGCTGGAGTTGATCAAGGGTTTGGGCGACTCGGAAGTCATGCCGAAGGCCGATAGCGCGAAAGCGAATCGGCTCGATGATTCAAACCTGGTGGTCGAGTAA